A segment of the Sphingopyxis sp. OAS728 genome:
GGTTATCATGTCACGCTGATCCGCGACGCGACCGCCGCCTATTCGAAAGAGATGATGCATGCGGCGCACGAGCTCAACGGGCCGACCTATGCGCATGCGATATTGAACACGGCCGAGTTGCTCGACGCGATAACGACGCTGGAGGTGGCCGGGTGAGTATGGCCACCCTGCTCGCGGCGGCGGCGCTCGCGTCGTCGCCCGTCACCTACCAGCGCGTCGACGTCGACGGGGTCGGTATATTCTACCGCGAGGCCGGCCCGAAGGATGCGCCGGTCGTCGTGCTCCTGCACGGCTATCCCTCGTCGTCGCGAATGTATGAGCCTTTGCTGCATCGGCTGTCGGGGCGCTATCGGCTGATTGCGCCTGACTATCCGGGTTTCGGGCACAGCGATGCGCCGCCGCCGGGGCAATATATCTATACGTTCGACCGTCTGGCCGCGACGACCGATGCCTTTCTGAAACAGCTGAAGATCGACCGCTACACGCTCTTCCTGCAGGATTATGGTGGCCCCGTCGGCTTTCGCATCGCGATGAAGAACCCCGACAAGGTGCAGGCGATCATCGTCCAGAATGCCAATGCCTATAGCGAGGGGCTTGGCGCCAAATGGACTGCGATTGCCGATTATTGGGCCGACCGCGCCCTGCATGGCGATCAGGTCGACAAATTCGTCTCGCTCGAAGGGGCCCGGCAGCGCCACATCGGGCTCAGCCCCAACCCCGAGCGATACGATCCCGACAGCTGGACCGACGAATATGCGTTTCTGTCGCGCCCGGGGCAGCGTCAGATCCAGGCCGATCTGCTTTACGATTATCGCACCAATGTCGCCGCCTATCC
Coding sequences within it:
- a CDS encoding alpha/beta fold hydrolase, translated to MATLLAAAALASSPVTYQRVDVDGVGIFYREAGPKDAPVVVLLHGYPSSSRMYEPLLHRLSGRYRLIAPDYPGFGHSDAPPPGQYIYTFDRLAATTDAFLKQLKIDRYTLFLQDYGGPVGFRIAMKNPDKVQAIIVQNANAYSEGLGAKWTAIADYWADRALHGDQVDKFVSLEGARQRHIGLSPNPERYDPDSWTDEYAFLSRPGQRQIQADLLYDYRTNVAAYPAWQAWLREHRPPLLVMWGRYDPSFIVPGAEAYARDVPGAEIHLLDAGHFALDEKADEVASLTLDFLDRRSGKSNPAP